The stretch of DNA CGCCATGCTGAAGACGTGGCAACAGCCAAAACTGAATCGATAGCGAGCCGGCGAAGAGGTCATGCAACCCATCCTACTTTAAGTCACTTCCGGATGCACCCACGGCGGGCGATACGGTCGCCGGAGCCATTGATTCGCCTCATCGTCGCCGGCGATTTGTTGCTTCGCGGCGTCCCAAGTCAATTCGCGGCCGAGCCGCAACGAAAGGTTGCCCAGAATGCAGGTCGCCGTCGAGATATAGCCCTGTTCGATGTCGGCGACCGGCTTGCCGCGCGTGGCGATCGCTTGCAACAGGTCGCGCATGTGGTGGCGGATCGCCGGGGCGACGTGCTGTTCCAAATCCTTCTCGGTTTTGTCCTCGGGATACTCTTCCAATTCGTACTTCACGTCGCGATGGACCGGCTTTCCGCCGCCGATCGGCGTGAAGTCGTAGCTCATCACGCTGATCTTGAGCGTTCCCTTGTCGCCGTAGAGCGTCGCGCCCCACGGATATTTTGGATCGGGAGCATCGCCCCAACTCCGCATCTGCCAGACGATGTCCAAATCGCCGTAGTCGAAGGCGGCCGTCTGCGTGTCGGGGATATTGGCCTTGCTGCGCTTGTCGACGAGAATGCCGCCGGTCGATGAAACTCGCGTCGGCCAGCCGAGATCGAGCATCCACCGCGCGCAGTCGAGGAAATGGATGCACATGTCTCCCATGATCCCGTTGCCGTATTCCATAAAGGCCCGCCAACCTCGCGGATGGACGAGCTTGTTGTACGGCCGCATGGGGGCCGGGCCGGTCCACATTTCATAATCGAGGTTTTCCGGGGGCGACGTGTCCGGCGGGTTCTCCCTGGCGCGCATGTGGTAGTAGCAATACACCTCCACGAGCGCGACTTTGCCGAGCTTCCCTTCGCGGATGATCGTGTCGCGGGCTTCGACGAGGTGCGGCGTGCTGCGGCGCTGCGTCCCGACCTGGACGACGCGCTTGGTGCGCCGCGCGGCCGCAAGCATCGCTTGCCCTTCGACGATATCGACGCTGATTGGCTTCTGCACGTACACGTCCGCCCCGGCTTCGACCGCGGCGATCATCGCCAGGGCGTGCCAGTGGTCGGGCGTGGCGACGAGCACGATGTCGAGGTCTTTTTCCTTCAACATCTGGCGATAGTCGGCGTAGGTGCGCGGTTTCTTTTTTGACACTTGGCGGGTGGCGACCATCTCGGCCGCGTCGGCCAGCATTTTCTTGTCGACGTCGCAGAGCGACACGACTTCGACCGGCGCCACCTGGATCAAGCGAAACAGGTCGGCCTTGCCATACCAACCCGTGCCGATCAGGCCGACCCGGGGCGGCTTCTGATCGAGAAACTCGGCGGCAAAACTCCCGGCCGCGGACAAGGCCAAACCCGCCGCGCTGCTCTGCACAAACTGTCGGCGATTCATCGTTGCACTCCCGCGAAGGACCGATGGGTGGGAGAGATTAGTCTAGCAACGCGCGGCGCGAAAGACGAGCTAGCTTAAGCTGACCCAGGAGACGAACCTGTCGCGCGCAATGTGAACCAGAATGTGCTGCCGTGCCCCGGCTGGCTTTCGACGCCGATTCGGCCGCCGTGGGCTTCGACGATTTCCTTGCAAAGCGAGAGCCCAAGGCCGGCGGCGCCGGCGCTAGAGCCCGGGATGCGGAAGAACCGCTCGAAGATGGCCGCGTGGTATTCCTTCGGAATTCCTTCGCCGGTGTCGCTGATCTCGAACCGCACGGCTGAATCGTCGGCGATTCCACGGACGCGGACGATTCCGCGATCCGGCGTATGCCGCAGGGCGTTGGCGATCAGGTTGTGAAAGACGATCTGAATCCTCTCGACGTCGGCCATCACCTGTTCGTGGATCAAGAGCGATTCGGCTTGCAACTGAATCTGCTTCTCGGCCGCCGCGCCGTGCAGCGGCACGACGGCTTCTTCAATCAGCTTGGCCGCGGCGACCGGCTGCAATTCCATCTCCATGCGGCCCGACTGGATGCGAGCCAGATCGAGCAGCTCGTCCACGGTGGCCTGAAGTCGCTCGCATTCCTCGCGGGCGGCGTGCAGAAGATCGGCCTGCTTGTCGGTCAAGGGGCCGGCAACTCCTTCCAAACACAGATGCACGGCCATGCGGAGCGACGTGAGCGGCGTACGGAATTCGTGGGCAACCGTGGCTACAAGATTGTTTTTCAGCTCGTCGAGGCGCCGAAGCCGCGTCACGTCTTGGAGGATGGCGGTCGCGCCGGTAATCTTCCCCTCGTCTTCATAGACCGGATTGGCCCGCAGCAAGAACCAGCGATGCCCCTCGGCGCTGGGGACGTCGAAGGCGTCCTCGAAACCGTTGGGCAAGAACGCCCCTTTGCCCTGCAAGACGTGGGCCTTCGCACGATCGAGCGCCGAGCGCACGGCAGGTGGGAGCGTGACGAGGGTCTTCGAATCGGGTTCAAGACCATTGGTCTGCCAGAGCGAATCGGCCGCGCCGTTGGCCTTGAGGATGTTGCCTTCGGCGTTAAAGACGATCACCGGATCGGGGATGCTATCGATCGTGGCCTGCGAGGCGCGCTGGGCGAGCAGCAACTCACCGAGCGAACTCTCGCGGTATTCCTGTAAGTGCTCGGCCATCAGATTGAATTGCGTCGCGAGCTGCCCGATCTCGTCGCGGCTCATCACGAGCGCACGGGCGGCGAAGTCTTTCTGCCCGAGGCGGTTCACGGCCATAGTCAAGAGCGAGAGCGGGCGCAGCAGGCGTTGCGTCAGGAGGATCGAAGCGAGCGCCCCGACTACGAGCGCGCCGATCGCGACGGCGGCCACGATCGAGTTCGTCAACTGACCGGCGCGCAGCGCCGCGTCGGCCTTGCGCTGCATCGCAATCTCATTGATCTGCAAAATCTCGTCCGCATCATCTTTGACGACGACGAATTGCGGCTGCAAGATGTCGAAATACTGCTTGTTCATCTGCTTGAGATCGGTAAGCTTCAAGTAGTCGGTCAAAAGGCCTTCGTATTTGGTCCAAGCGTCTCTCAGCGTCTTGGTCGCCACGTCTTCGCGTTGATCGAATTCCGTGATGTTGTTCTCTTGGACCTGCAGTTCAGCCGCGAACTTGTTCCGATGCTCGGCGATTTGCGGCTCGGCCCGGTTCCTCTCTCCCGCGACGATGAAGATCGCGGCGCTGTCGAGCCGCTCGATCGATTCCTTCATCCGCTGGGCGGCCAAGACACTGCGGTAGTTGTCCTTGAGAATCAGTTCGGATTGGTGGCTAAGCGCCGATACTCTCCAGACAGCGACGACCCCCAGCAACACCAGCGCCAGGGCGAGAGGTAGTTGGGCAAGCAAGAGTTTCGCGCGGAGGCTCATCGGCGCGGCTCCTTGTCGTCGAGCGACACGATGTGCAAATCGAAGCCGCGAGCTTCGTGGACCAACCGGTCGATCATGCTCCGCCCCAGGATGCGCTTCCACCAGGGTCTTTCCGAGCGGCCAATCACGATGTGACCGACGCCACGCGTGCGGGCGAAATCCAACAGCGCGGTCACCACGTCGTGCGCTTGGAGCCGAATCACCTCGGCCCCCAACTCCTTGGCCATCGAGATCGTGGCGATCAATTGCCGCTGCACGGCCGAATCGATGCGATTGGGGGCCTCGCCGGGCGTTTCCACATAGACGGCATACCAATCCGTATTGAGACGCCCAGCCAGGCGCGAGCCGCGCCGCAACAGGGCCGCCCCGCGCGGCGATTGCGATGCAATGCAAACCATCACGCGCTCGATAGTCGATTTGTGATCGTCGCCGCCGGTTAAACTCACGGCAGCGGTCCGATCGATGCTCTCGGCGACTTCGCGGAGTGCCAATTCCCGCAGGGCCGCGAGATTCTCCTGCCGGAAGAAATTGCCGAGCGCCGTATCGACTTTTTCCGCCGCATAGATTTTGCCCGACTTCAATCGATCGACCAGGTCTTCGATCGCCAGGTCGAGATTGACGATCTGATCGGCCTGCTTGAGAAAGGTGTCAGGAACCGTTTCGCGGATGACGACGCCGGTCGCCCGCTCGACTACGTCCTTGAGGCTCTCCAAATGCTGAATGTTAAGCGCCCCAATGACGTTGATTCCCGCGGCCAGGATGTCTTGCACGTCCTGGTAGCGCTTGTTGTGCCGCGAGCCTGGGGGATTGGTGTGCGGGAGTTCATCGACGATTGCGACGGCCGGATGCCGAGCCAGAATGCCGTCGAGGTCCATGTCGTCCACCTGGAAGCCGCGGTATTCCACCTTGCGGCGCGGCACGACCTCGAGCCCGTCGATGAGCGCGGCAGTTTCCGATCTGCCATGCGTTTCGACGAAGCCGATCACCACGTCCGTGCCGCGCTTTTGCAAGGCATGGGCTTCTTCGAGCATCCGGTAGGTCTTGCCCACTCCGGCCGCGAAGCCGACATACAGCTTCAGCCGCCCTCGCTTGGAGCGCTCGACCAGTTCCAGAAAGTCTTCAGGACGTGGCTGCGCGCGAGTCATGTGGTCTTCAGTTCGCCCCAAACTGGATGACGAGTCCTCCGAGAATAATGATGGCTAGTCCGGCCCAGGTCGAGAGCGGAATATGCTCATCGAGCGCGAACCGCCCAGCGAGAACGCTGACGAGGGCAAAAGCACCGACATAGACGCCGATTAACTTCGAGAAGTCCCATTTTACCGTGTTGACGACGACCCCATAAGTCGCCAACAGCAGCCCGCCGCCGACAACCCAGGGCACACCGCCTCCGCGCAATCCTCTGCGAGTGACGGCATCACCTCCAGCTTCGATGGCGGCCGCAGCAAGAAACACGAGCCATGCGACGGCGGATAAATCCCGTTGGTGCATGGGGGTCATTTTGCCGCTGGCTTGGGGCGCCCGAATTGGCGGTCCAACGCCAAATTCAAGGATAGCACGTTCACGCGCGGCTCGCCCAACAGGCCGAAAGTGGGCGACTCGATCTGGTCCTTGACGACCTGTTGAACGCGCTCGGGCTTTTCGCCGCGTGCCTTGGCAATTCGCGGCACTTGCCAAAGAGCGGCCTGAGGGGACAGATTCGGGTCGAGTCCACTGGCTGACGTCGTGACAAGTTCGTCCGGGACGGGGCCGCTGGCGTCTGGATTTTCCTTTTGCAATCGCTCGACGTCTCCCTTGATGCGATCATACAGCGCCTGGGACGTAGGGCCGTAATTCGACGCCCCGGAATTCGTCGCGTTGTACGGTTTCGGCTTCGATGAATCGGCCTCGTCGTTGGTTGCCGAGGGGCGCGGCTGGACATAGGCCGGGTTCGTGAAATTCTGCCCGATCAATTCCGAGCCGATGACAACCCCTTTGTCGTCGGTGACGAGGCTGCCGTTGGCTGCGTGAGGCGCGATCACCTGGGCCAAGCCTGTCATCAAGAAGGGATACACGATCCCAGTCAGAACCAGCGTCACGAGCGTCACGCGCAGGGCGATCATCAATTCGGATTTCATTATCTCAAGCTCCTGTTCCCGCAATGTTGAGCGCTACGAGCGCCATATCGATCAGTTTGATGCCGATGAACGGCGCGATCACGCCGCCGACGCCGTAAATCAAGAGCGACCGCCGCAAGAGCGAGGCCGCGCCCACCGGACGATACTTCACGCCCCTCAGCGCCAGCGGAATCAATAGCACGATGATGATCGCATTGAAAATCACCGCCGCCATGATCGCGCTCAGCGGAGAAGCCAGCTTCATGATGTTCAGCGGCGCGATCTCTGGATACACGCCCATGAACATCGCCGGCAAGATCGCGAAATACTTGGCCACGTCGTTGGCAATCGAAAAGGTGGTGAGCGCGCCGCGCGTCATCAACAGTTGCTTGCCGATTTCCACCACTTCCAACAGCTTGGTGGGATCGGAATCGAGGTCGATCATGTTGCCGGCTTCCTTGGCGGCTTGCGTGCCGGTGTTCATCGCCATGCCGACGTCGGCCTGCGCCAGTGCGGGGGCGTCGTTGGTGCCGTCGCCCGTCATCGCCACGAGCTTTCCTTTGGCCTGCTCCTCCTTGATGAGCCGCATTTTGTTCTCCGGCGTGGCCTCGGCGAGGAAGTCGTCCACACCGGCCTCTCCGGCGATGGCCTTGGCCGTGCGCGGATTGTCGCCGGTGATCATGACCGTGCGGATGCCCATCGCGCGGAAGCGGGCAAAGCGGTCGGTGATTCCGACTTTGACCACGTCTTTCAGATGAACGACACCGAGCATTCGCGAGCCGCGCGAGACAGCCAGTGGGGTCCCGCCATCGTCGCCGATTTGACCGGCGATCAGGTTCAATTCGGCCGGCGCGGTTCCGCCCAACGTTCGAACGTGAGCCGTCACGCCGTCAACGGCCCCCTTGCGGATCACATCGCCGTTGAGGTCGCAGCCGCTCATGCGGGTATAGGCGCTGAACGGGACAAACTTCGCCTGCTTGTTCGTCAGCAGCGCTTGTTTGGGATGATGTTCTTCGATGAACGAGACGATCGAGCGCCCCTCGGGCGTTTCATCGGCTTGGCTGGCCAGATGGGCCGCCTCGGCTAAGTCCTCGACGCGCACGCCGGGCAGGGGGAGCAACGCGCTGGCCATGCGATTGCCAACCGTGATCGTGCCCGTTTTGTCCAAGAGCAGCACGTCCACGTCGCCAGCCGCTTCGATTGCCCGGCCGCTCATCGCCAGCACGTTCTTGCGAATCAACCGATCCATGCCAGCGATCCCGATCGCCGAGAGCAAGCCGCCGATCGTCGTCGGGATCAGGCAGACCAGCAAGGCGACCATCACGGTGGCCGAGAGCCGATTGTCGCTATACAGGGCCAGCGGCACGAGCGTGGCGCAGGCGAAAAGAAACACCAGCGTCAGACCGACAAGCAGGATGTGCAGGGCGATTTCGTTCGGCGTCTTCTGGCGGGCCGCCCCTTCCACAAGCGAAATCATTCGGTCGAGAAACGATTCGCCGGGGTTCGATGTGATTTTCACCACGATCCGGTCGGAGAGCACTTTTGTCCCACCGGTCACGGCCGAACGATCGCCGCCGCTTTCGCGAATCACCGGGGCCGATTCGCCCGTGATGGCCGATTCGTCGACGGAGGCGATCCCCTCCGTAACCTCGCCATCGCCGGGAATCAATTGCCCCGCTTCGACGACCACCAGGTCGTCCTTTCGCAATGTCGCGGCGGAGACCTCCGTCTCGCGGCCGTCGACGAGCTTGCGAGCGGTGGTTTCTTTCCGCATCTTCCGCAGCGTGGCGGCCTGGGCCTTGCCGCGCCCTTCCGCCACCGCCTCGGCGAAGTTGGCAAACAGCACCGTGAACCAGAGCCAGATCGTCACCGACCCGGTGAACCAAAGCCACGTGGTCTGCCAAGCCCCGCCGTTGCCATGGAACCATTGCGGCGTCGCCGGGATCGACGACGTTCCCAGGACGTCTCGCAGCCACAGCGCCGTGCAAAGCACGCTGCCGACTTCGACGACGAACATCACCGGATTCTTGTAGAGATGCTGCGGAGCGAGCTTCTTCAGGCTGTCGACGGCCGCCCGCCCGAGGATCCCCTTGTCGAACAATGATAGCGCTTTCGCGCGTGGACCACCCATAATGGAAACCTTAATAAAGTTTGCCTTGGCCGGCGAGGAAGTGCTCCACAATCGGCCCCAGGCATTGCGCGGGAAAGAACGTCAAGGCGCCGACGATGACGATCACGCCGACCAATAGCACGGTGAATAGCGG from Pirellulales bacterium encodes:
- a CDS encoding Gfo/Idh/MocA family oxidoreductase; translated protein: MNRRQFVQSSAAGLALSAAGSFAAEFLDQKPPRVGLIGTGWYGKADLFRLIQVAPVEVVSLCDVDKKMLADAAEMVATRQVSKKKPRTYADYRQMLKEKDLDIVLVATPDHWHALAMIAAVEAGADVYVQKPISVDIVEGQAMLAAARRTKRVVQVGTQRRSTPHLVEARDTIIREGKLGKVALVEVYCYYHMRARENPPDTSPPENLDYEMWTGPAPMRPYNKLVHPRGWRAFMEYGNGIMGDMCIHFLDCARWMLDLGWPTRVSSTGGILVDKRSKANIPDTQTAAFDYGDLDIVWQMRSWGDAPDPKYPWGATLYGDKGTLKISVMSYDFTPIGGGKPVHRDVKYELEEYPEDKTEKDLEQHVAPAIRHHMRDLLQAIATRGKPVADIEQGYISTATCILGNLSLRLGRELTWDAAKQQIAGDDEANQWLRRPYRPPWVHPEVT
- the kdpB gene encoding potassium-transporting ATPase subunit KdpB, yielding MGGPRAKALSLFDKGILGRAAVDSLKKLAPQHLYKNPVMFVVEVGSVLCTALWLRDVLGTSSIPATPQWFHGNGGAWQTTWLWFTGSVTIWLWFTVLFANFAEAVAEGRGKAQAATLRKMRKETTARKLVDGRETEVSAATLRKDDLVVVEAGQLIPGDGEVTEGIASVDESAITGESAPVIRESGGDRSAVTGGTKVLSDRIVVKITSNPGESFLDRMISLVEGAARQKTPNEIALHILLVGLTLVFLFACATLVPLALYSDNRLSATVMVALLVCLIPTTIGGLLSAIGIAGMDRLIRKNVLAMSGRAIEAAGDVDVLLLDKTGTITVGNRMASALLPLPGVRVEDLAEAAHLASQADETPEGRSIVSFIEEHHPKQALLTNKQAKFVPFSAYTRMSGCDLNGDVIRKGAVDGVTAHVRTLGGTAPAELNLIAGQIGDDGGTPLAVSRGSRMLGVVHLKDVVKVGITDRFARFRAMGIRTVMITGDNPRTAKAIAGEAGVDDFLAEATPENKMRLIKEEQAKGKLVAMTGDGTNDAPALAQADVGMAMNTGTQAAKEAGNMIDLDSDPTKLLEVVEIGKQLLMTRGALTTFSIANDVAKYFAILPAMFMGVYPEIAPLNIMKLASPLSAIMAAVIFNAIIIVLLIPLALRGVKYRPVGAASLLRRSLLIYGVGGVIAPFIGIKLIDMALVALNIAGTGA
- a CDS encoding ATP-binding protein, which codes for MSLRAKLLLAQLPLALALVLLGVVAVWRVSALSHQSELILKDNYRSVLAAQRMKESIERLDSAAIFIVAGERNRAEPQIAEHRNKFAAELQVQENNITEFDQREDVATKTLRDAWTKYEGLLTDYLKLTDLKQMNKQYFDILQPQFVVVKDDADEILQINEIAMQRKADAALRAGQLTNSIVAAVAIGALVVGALASILLTQRLLRPLSLLTMAVNRLGQKDFAARALVMSRDEIGQLATQFNLMAEHLQEYRESSLGELLLAQRASQATIDSIPDPVIVFNAEGNILKANGAADSLWQTNGLEPDSKTLVTLPPAVRSALDRAKAHVLQGKGAFLPNGFEDAFDVPSAEGHRWFLLRANPVYEDEGKITGATAILQDVTRLRRLDELKNNLVATVAHEFRTPLTSLRMAVHLCLEGVAGPLTDKQADLLHAAREECERLQATVDELLDLARIQSGRMEMELQPVAAAKLIEEAVVPLHGAAAEKQIQLQAESLLIHEQVMADVERIQIVFHNLIANALRHTPDRGIVRVRGIADDSAVRFEISDTGEGIPKEYHAAIFERFFRIPGSSAGAAGLGLSLCKEIVEAHGGRIGVESQPGHGSTFWFTLRATGSSPGSA
- the kdpC gene encoding potassium-transporting ATPase subunit KdpC encodes the protein MKSELMIALRVTLVTLVLTGIVYPFLMTGLAQVIAPHAANGSLVTDDKGVVIGSELIGQNFTNPAYVQPRPSATNDEADSSKPKPYNATNSGASNYGPTSQALYDRIKGDVERLQKENPDASGPVPDELVTTSASGLDPNLSPQAALWQVPRIAKARGEKPERVQQVVKDQIESPTFGLLGEPRVNVLSLNLALDRQFGRPKPAAK
- a CDS encoding universal stress protein codes for the protein MTRAQPRPEDFLELVERSKRGRLKLYVGFAAGVGKTYRMLEEAHALQKRGTDVVIGFVETHGRSETAALIDGLEVVPRRKVEYRGFQVDDMDLDGILARHPAVAIVDELPHTNPPGSRHNKRYQDVQDILAAGINVIGALNIQHLESLKDVVERATGVVIRETVPDTFLKQADQIVNLDLAIEDLVDRLKSGKIYAAEKVDTALGNFFRQENLAALRELALREVAESIDRTAAVSLTGGDDHKSTIERVMVCIASQSPRGAALLRRGSRLAGRLNTDWYAVYVETPGEAPNRIDSAVQRQLIATISMAKELGAEVIRLQAHDVVTALLDFARTRGVGHIVIGRSERPWWKRILGRSMIDRLVHEARGFDLHIVSLDDKEPRR